CCCACACCGGCGTATCGCGAAAGAAGCTGGTGACGCCGATCAGCAGCTCGGCGAAGAGCAGCCGCGCTTCGGCGGGCTCGTCCTGCACCAGCGCCGCGTACGCCTCGACGGAGGGCAGATGGTGCAGACTGATGCGCCGCTGAATGCGTCGGGCGAGCGTGCTGCGCTTGTAGAGCGAAAAGTCATGGCCCACCACCTGACGCAGTGTGGCGACAATGGCGTCAATGACGGGGTGCGTTTCGGTGAGGGGCTCGCGCAGCCGTGCCTCGCGCACACTCTCGAGATATCCCACGACCGCGGGGTAGAGCGCCTCGGCATTGGCGACGATATCGGCCACGCCGTTCTCGACCGCGCTGCGCGGCATATCGGTGAAACGCGCCGTCGCGGGATCCTGCACGAAGGTGGCGCCGCCATGCGCCTTGATGGCGGCCAGCCCGGCGGTGCCGTCGGCGCCCATCCCGGAGAGGAGGACGCCCACCGCGTCGCGCTGCCGTTCGGCGGCAAGCGCGGTGAAGAAGCGGTCGATGGGCAGGCGGAGCCCGCGCGGGTCTTCGGGCGGAACGAGCTGCAGTACGCCATGGCCGATCGTGAGTTCATGATCGGCCGGCATCACATACACGGTGTCGGCCGCCACAGGGACACCGTCGGTGGCGTCGACCACCGCGAGCGTCGTGACGCGCCGCAGAAGCTCGCCGAGCAGGCTCGCGCGCTCGGGGTCCAGGTGCTGGACCACGACAAAGGCGTGGCCGCACGGAACGGGGACAGTCGCCAGAAAGCGCTCCAGCGCCTCCAGGCCACCAGCCGACGCGCCAATGCCGATCACGGAAATCGGCCCTGCGCTGCTGCTCATGGTGCCCCCCTTCCTGAATACTGGGGGCACCCGGTGGCACGTGCAATCAGCAGATCACCCACACGCGCGGGATCGCATGGTTCCCGCCGCTCGACCGGTCACTTCGGGAAGATCACGGGGAACACGACGTTCGTCGTATACACACAGCGATCGTTGTGTCCGCATTCGGACACGATGATCGCGCGGTGCTTCGCCCCGAGTTTTTGGGTCACGTACGTAAAGAATGCTTCACCTCGCGCGCGGCGCGTGGGCCCCTGCGCCATCGCATTCGCGCTGGAGTCGAAGCCGCCGAGGGGCAGGACATCCACTTGCCCAAGCAAGTAGGTGGTGGGGCGCGCCACGAGATTCTTCACCAGCTGCTCCTTGCTCATCCCCTTCACGTACCCCTGCAGGTCATCGAGGCCGGCGGGCCACTTGTTGAAGGCGGGCGCCTTGCTCGCGTCGAACGGACCGAACTGGAAGTTGCCGTTCACCTTCTCGCCGTTCTCGCCCAGCGCTTCCTTGTCGGCGCCCTCGGGGTTGCCGTTGCCAACCGGGAGCGGGCGCTCGTCGGTGGGCCAGGCGTAGCTCGACGGATTGGCGACGACGTACGACAGCTCGACGCCCGGTGTGTCGTGCACCTTGCTGGCCATCGCGTAGCGCGTGGCGTACTGCCCGCCCGCGGAGTGGCCGGCGATGACGATGTGCTTGAGGTTGGGGAAGCGCTTCGTATCGGCCAGGAGCTTCACGAGCTGATCGGCGAGATCGAAGCTGTTCACGGTCGCGAGCGTCGGCGAGATGCCGCCGGCGCGCCACGACGTGCCGCCTTCGGGCCAGAGGATCTCATTCGCGGCGACGGTGTCCGTTCGGGCGGCGAAGCGCGGCGCGAGCACCATCGTGTTGTCGAGCGCGCCGGCGAGGAACGCCGCCGCGATGCTCGTTTCGAAGTAGTGATCGGCATTGCGCCCGGCGCCGTGCACCATGATGAGCGCGCGCGTGAGCTTGGGATTGGCTTTGTCGAGCGCGTAGGTGCCGTAGACCTTCGTACGCTGCGGGCCGGTGCCCCACGTGAGCCAGCGCTCGCAGGCGGCGGTGGCGGTGACGCAGGGGGCTTGGGCGGCGAGCGGGGCCGCAGAGAGTGCGGCGAGGAGGGCGAGACGGAGGAGCATGGGGGAGGGCACGAGGGGAGCGCTACAGAGAAACCACGCGGAGTTCACCGGGTTGCATCGACACGAGTGCGTCCAGCACGAGCGGCGCGGCAGGGGCGAGCGCCGCGAGCCGATTGCTCGACGCCCGTACGACCACAATGCGGAGCGGTGATCCGATCAGGTTCTGCTGAAAGCGCAGACTCTGATCCATCGTAATGAACGCATCGAACTCGTCCGCTGCGGCGCGGAGGAGCGGACCATCGTCGAGATCTGACCACCGTCGCTGATGCGTCGTTTCGGTACGGTGCCCAGGGAGCAGCCCAGCAAAGGCCCGGGGCAGGTTGCTGTCGAGCAGCACCCGCATGCGATCAGGTGGCGGGCGAGATTAGCGCGTGCTTCGCCAGCTCAAGGACTGCGATCGCGTGCTCGCGAGAGACGCTCGGGAACTCATCGAGGAAGTGATCCAGAGGATGCCCGGCCTCGAGGTAGTCGATGAGCGACTGCACCGGAACGCGCGTCCCCGTGAACACCGTCGTCCCGCCGAGACGATCGGGGGAGCTGGTGATGAGCGGTGAGGGCAGGTTCGACATGCGAGTTCTCCGGTGGCGTCCGGTAGCAATATACCGCAGGTTGCCGCCGAGCGCGGCGTGACCTCTTGACGCCCCGTATTACTATGTGCATAGTACTAGCAGCGTAGTACCAACCCTGGAGGATGCATGTCCCCACCGCAGGCTGGAGCGCCCCTCGGCGAGCGCGAGCTCGACGTGATGGCGGTACTCTGGGAGCTCGGCTCCGGCACCGTCAGCGAAGTGCTTGCGTATCTCGGCGAACCGCTGGCGTACACCACGATTCTCACGATCCTGCGCAATCTCGAGGCGAAGCAGTGCGTGCGCCGCGAGGAGGAGGGGAGGGGGCATCGCTACTTCCCGGTCGTCGAGCAGCAGGCGGCGCGGCGCAGTGCGCTGAGTCGACTGCTTGACGGCTTCTTCGATGGCTCGCCGCACGCGCTGCTCGCCCAGCTGGTGCGCGATCACGGCCTGAGTGGGGACGAGCTGCAGGCACTGGCGAAGCAGCTGCGCGCGATGCCGGCCGAGGACAAGTCCGGGCGGGCAACGCCGAAGCCGAGGAAGGGAACGCGATGATCTCGGCTCCTTTCGACCTCACCACGTGGATGTTCGCCGCGACCGCATTCGGTGTGTTGCTGATCGTGGCTGCGTTCGCGGTGGAGCGCTTTCAACGCATTCGGGCACGGTCGACGCGGGGCGTATGGGCGGTGGCGCTCAGCGTCGCCGTCATGTGGCCTGGCGTGGCGCGGCTCTGGCTAACGCAGCCCGCGGTAGAGGTGGCTGATGGTGTCGGTGCGCCGATCATTGGCGCAATGACGCCGGTATCCACGCCAGTTTCCCTCAGTATCCGGCAGCAGCTTCTCGAGTGGTGGTCGTCACACGGCAACACGGTTCTCCTCGCCCTGTGGCTCGGCATGAGCGCCCTGCTGTTCTCGCAGCTGCTTCGTGCGCTCTGGCAGCTGCGCCGAGCCGCGGCCGACGCGCACACGACTGAGCTCGTGGGCGAGCCCGTGCTCGTGAGCGAATCGCTGGGACCTGCGGTCTTCGGCGTGTGGCGCCCGCGCGTGGTGGTGCCGCGGTGGGTGCTGGAACTGGATGAATCGCTGCAGCAGCTCGTGATCCGTCACGAACGCGAGCACTGCGACGGCCGCGACTCGTGGCTGGTGTGGCTCGCGGTGCTCAGCACCACGCTGGTGCCGTGGAACCTCGCGGTGTGGTACCTCGCGCATCGCCTGCGTCTGGCGATGGAAGTGGACTGCGACGCGCGCACGTTGCGCGCGTTTCCTGAGCGGCGCACCGCCTATGCGCGGTTGCTCCTCTTCATTGCCCAACGGGCCACGCCGGTCCGCATTGCGCCGGCCCTGGCGCATTGGCCATCGCATCTTTCCCGGAGAATTTCGGCTATGACGAATGCGTCCTTTGCGTTGCCTCTGCTGCAGCGCACCATCGCCGGCATCGTCGTGATTGGTGCGGCGGCTGCGGCCTGCTCGCGTCCGGTGGCCGGCAATCTCGCCGGGCCGGCGCCGGCACCAAAGGTGGCCTCGACGGCGGCGCCTTCCGCTGCACCCGCCGCCGCACCCACCGTAGCGCCTTCTGTGGCACCCGCCCCGTCGCCCGCGTCGCCGAGGGAGCTCTCGGCCGCCGACTCGGCGACGCGCGCCAGTGTGCCCTGGTTCGACTTCCAGGTGGAGAAGCCAGCCACCATGAAGCCCGGGATGCGTGGGCCACGCTATCCCGACGCGCTGCGCGCCGCGAAGACCGAAGGCGCGGTCCTCGCGCAGTTCGTGGTCGGCACCGATGGACGCGTCGACTTGACCACCTATAAGGCGGTCAAGTCCGATCACGACGACTTCAGTGCGGCGGTCAAGGACGCGCTCGGTGTGATGGAGTTCGAGCCGGCGCAGGTAAAGGGCAAGGCGGTGAAGCAGCTGGTGCAGATGCCGTTCGCCTTTGCGCTCTCGAAGGACCCGGTATCGGCAGCCTCTCCATCGCCGTTGCCTTCGCCGTCGATGGCCGCGGTTGATCGCGAGGCCAGTATGCTCCCGACAACGTCACCGGCGCCCGTGTATCCGGCGGCGCTTCGCGAAGCCCGCGTGGAAGGGCAGGTACTGGTGATGGTCGTGGTGAACGATGATGGGTCGCCCGACATGGCCTCGTTCAAGGTGCTGAAGACCGATCGTGACGAGTTCGCCGAGGCCGTCCGCGAGGCGGTGCAGAACACGCGCTGGACGCCGGCCATGAAGGATGGGCGCGCCGTCCGTCAGCTCGTCCGATACCCCTACGCATTCCGATTGGCCAAGTAGCACGTACCAGCCGTCGCGCGGCGCAGTAGAATAGACGGGGCCGCTTTCATGCGGTCCCGTCGCATTTCGACTCAACTCTGCCGCTCATGACGCGTCTTCCACGCCTCGCTGCTGCCACTGCGCTTCTCGCCAGCACCGCCGCAGCGCAGTCCAAGACCATGCCCTCCGACCAGGATCGCGCACTCGCCCGCGAGATCTACAAGGAGATGGTTGAGGTTCAATCGGGTTTCTCCACCGGCTCCACCACGCCGATCGCCGAGAAGACCGCGGCACGGCTCAAGGCGGCCGGATTCCCGGCGGCCGACATCTTCGTGGGCGGCGCGGCGCCACACAAGCACAATCTCGTGGTACGCTACCATGGCACCGGCGCGCGCAAGCCGATCCTGCTCATGGCCCACATCGATGTGGTGGAAGCCAAGAAGGAGGACTGGTCGATGGACCCGTTCACCTTCAATGAGAAGGACGGCTACTACTACGGCCGAGGCGTGGGCGACGACAAGGCGCAGGCGTCGATCTGGATTGCCACGCTGCTGCGCTTCAAGCGCGAAGGGTTCACGCCGGACCGCGATATCATCGTGGCGCTCACCGCCGACGAAGAGGGCGGCGGCCCGTACAATGGCGTGGACTGGCTGCTCAAGAATCATCGTGAGCTGATCGACGCCGAGTTTGCGCTCAACGAGGGCGGCTGGGGCGAAGCGGAGGCCGGCAAGCCGATCGCCAACGACATTCAGGTCGCCGAGAAGTACGTGGTGAACTATCGGCTCGAGGTGCGCAACAAGGGCGGCCACAGCTCACTGCCGGTCCCCGATAACGCCATCTACCATCTGGCGGGCGCGCTGAGCAAGATCGGCACCTTTGGCTTCCCGCTCAAAACCAACGCCGTGACGCGCGAGTACTTCCGCGTCATGAGCACGCTCGAGAAGGGACCCCTGGCCAAGGATCTCGCCCTGGTGGCCAAGAACGACCCGATGGCGATGCAGCGGGTGGCCAAGGCCAGTGTGAACTTCAACGCCACGTTGCGTACCACCTGTGTGGCCACGATGCTCGAGGGCGGCCATGCCAAGAATGCGCTGCCGCAGCTCGCCGCGGCCGAGGTGAACTGCCGTGTGCACCCCGACGACAAGGTGGAGTACGTGACGGCCACGCTGAACAAAGTCGTGGGCGACACCGCCGTGCACATCAGCGTGGAAGGCACGCCGACTGCCGGCCCGGTGAGCCCGATGCGCGACGACGTGATGGGCACCACCAAGGCCATTACCAGCGAGATGTGGAACGGCGTGCAGACCGTGCCCATCATGGTCATGGGCGCCACCGACGGCAAAGCCACGCGCTCGGCGGGGATCCCCACCTATGGAATCATGGGCCTCTTCTTCGATCGCGACGATGTGCGCTTCCACGGCCGCGATGAGCGCGTGCGTGTGCAGGCCTACCACGAAGCCCAGACGTTCCTGTATACGCTGGTGAAGCGGCTCGCGAGCGGACGGACGGGGATCTGACGGCGCCGCGGTGCGCCGCTCTCCCACGCGCCGTATCCCACGCGGTGTTATCCCACGCGCGGGCGCAATGCTTCGGTGATGCGCCCGCGCAGGAGCTCCGGCGAGAACGGCTTCTGCAGGAAACTCAGCGCGCTGTCTTCCCCGATGGTCGCCAGGGCGTCGTCGGCGTCATAGCCGCTCATCACGATGACCGGAACGTGCGGATGCGTCCGCCGCACATGCGCGAGCACTTCGGCGCCGTTCATCCCGGGCATGGTGAGGTCGAGCATGATCGCCGAGACGTCACGGGCATGTTCGAAGAAGAGGCGCAGCCCCGTCTCGCCGTCATCCGCTTCGAGCACATCGAGCCCCATGCGCTGGGCAATGCGCGACACCAGCTGGCGGATGAGCATTTCGTCGTCGATAACCAGCAGAGTGCCGGCAAGATCGCGCATCGGGGCGGGTTCCGGCGCCGTCGCTCGCTCCATGCCGACTTCGGGGCGCAGGTAAATGTCGAAGCGCGTGCGTCCGGGTTTGGATTCAAGCTGCAAAGAGCCGCCAAGCGAGCGCACAATGCCGCGGACGGCACTGAGACCCAGCCCGCGCCCCGACTCCTTGGTGGAAAAGAAGGGATCGAAGATGCGCGACTGCACGTCGGCCGGTATACCCGGCCCGGTGTCGATGACCGACAGCCGGACCCACGCCTCGTCCGATGCATCGGTGGGCGTGATGGTGCGCACGGCCTCCAGCGCGACCGTGCCCGTGGCATCGCCGATAGCTTCTGCCGCGTTGGTGAGCAGGTTCAAGACCACCTGCGACAGCTGCGACGGATCACAGGCGACCCACAGCGGCTGCGGCATGGGCGCGACGTCGAACCGCACCTTCTTGGACTGCGACGCCCGCACGATGGGCAGCATGTCGCCGATCACCTGACGCAGGTCGATCGTCTCATGGCGCAGACTGGCACGACCGGCGTAGGCCAGCATCTGCCGGGTGAGTTCGGCCGCGCGGCGGCCGGCGCTGTTGATGCGCTCGAGGGCACCGACTGCTTCGTCGATATCCGTGGGCGGGCTGGAGAGCGCTTCACGCGCCAGCTCCGCATTGCCGATGATGGCACCCAGGATGTTGTTGAAGTCATGCGCGATACCGCCGGCCATCACGCCGAGACTTTCGAGCTTCTGCGCCTGCTGCACGCTCGCATCGCGCGCCCGACGCTCGCCTTCCGCGCGGGCCCGTTCCGTGAGATCGGTGCCGACGATGCCATACGCATAGGTCTCGCCGTCGTCGCGGGTCAGCGGAAAGCAGACCACCTGCCAGCCGTGCGAGCCGCGCGGGGTCGCGAGTTCGAGCTCCTGCTCCACCGACAACTGCCGATCACGCGCCCGCGTGAGCACCTGCTCCAGCGGCCGCGCGGCTGCGCCGTAGAGTGACTCGAGCGTCCGCCCCGCGGCCTCGTCCTCGCCGATGCCGCCCAGATCGGCGGCCCGGCGATTGGCCAGCCGGATGCGGCCCTCGAGATCAAGGACGAGCACGAGCAGGGCCGTGTTGTCGAGCAGGTCGCGCAGCAGCTCCCGATTGCGGCGGACTTCGTCGAGCGCCTCGCGCGTGGCCGTGACTTGCGTTTCCAACGAGGCATAGACCGACTGCAGGCGCCCGGTCATGGTGTTGAATGCGCGGCCGAGCTGTGCGGCTTCGTCGCGACCGGACTCCGGGACGGTGACACCAAAGTCGCCGCTGGCCACGCGCGTTGCGGCGTTGGCGACGAGCACCACCGGATCGGTGAAGCGCCGCGTGATCGCAATGAGCCCCCACGCAAGCACGAGCGCACCCAGGAGCCCGATCAGCAGCGTGTTGACGAGCAGGCGGCGCGCCGGCGCGAACGCCGCTTCCTGCGGCGATTCGACGATGAGCGCGAGCTCCAGCGCGGGGATCCAGCGCCACGACCCGATCACGGGCCGCCCCTCGTAGTTGGCATAGAGCGCGGTGCCCGATCCCCCGGCGCGTGCCCGATCGATGGCAACGCTGTACACGCCCCGCTTCACACCAGCGCGGCCAAAGCGTTTGGCCGACACGAAGTCGGCGTCTTCGTTCACCAGATATGCGGTGACCGGCAGGGGGGCGCCTGGTTGCCGCGCCTCCGTGAACTGCCGCCCGATCGCATTCTCCAGGAGCGACAGGTCGAGATGGGCCGCCAGGACCGCTCGCACGACCGAGTCGCCGGGCGCGCGGATGGGAGCCGCGACGGCGAGGCGTGGGCGCCCCGTACTCCCGCTGTAGTAGATCCCCTGGATGTACGTGGCGTTCCGCCCACCCCGGTAGAACTGCTCGTCTTGGGCGTAGCTACCGACGTTCTTGAGGTTCGTGGACCGGATGACGCGGCCGGAGGGGACCCCGATCAGCTGCAACTCTTCGGTGGAGAGCAGAATCTGCGGGAGCGTTTCGAGCGGCAGCGAGTCCGGGCGCGCGGGGAGATACCGCACCATGTGCGTGTAGGCCTGCGCATTCACGATGAGTGCGGCGCGCTGGCGTTCCAGCCAGTTCGTCAGATGGTCGGCCCCATCAGCTGCATCGGCCTCCAACTGCGCGAGCACGCGCGTGCGGAGCGTGGCCGATGCTGATCGATACGACAGCACACCGCCGACCAGCACAAAGGCGCTGCCAAGGGCCACGACCGCCGTGGCGAGCCGCGTGGCGAGGGTGCGGCGCACCGCCGTCTCCATCAGCGTGTGGCGGTCGCGGTGGCGCGCAGGATCGCCGAGTCGGCGCGGACCTCGAGCAGGACGGCGCCGCGGATCGGATCGCCGGAGCCGTTGAAGCGATAGGTGGCGAGGGCCCCCTCGAAGGTGCGGGGCGCCCGAATGGCCATGGCGAGCGCGGTCCCCTCGGTGGTCCCGGCGGCGAGCGCCGCATCCGCCACGATCTTCACCGCATCGTAGGTCGCGGCGGCGGTCGCGCGCAGCATGTCGTTGGGATAGCGCTGGCGCCAGCGGGCGCTGAACGCCGCGAGCGCGGGGCGCGCATCGCGCTTGTCAAAGTTCCCCACGATGATCACGCCGACCAACGCCGATCGATCCTTGATGGCGGTGGCATCCCAGCCATCGCTGCCGAGAAAGCGACCCGTGTAGCCCATCGCGCGCAGCAGGCGCGGCTGCATCGAGTCCTTCGACACAAAGTTGGGGAGCAGAATCGCATCGGGGCGACCGGCGAGCACGCGCCGCAGCGCGGTGTTCAGCTCCTCGGGGGCGTCGCTGTTGAAGGTCACCGAGTCGGTAAAGGTGCCACCGACGATGCTGAACGTGCTGCTGAAGAGGCGGACAATTTCGCGTCCGTACCCACTGGCGACGTTGAACAGCGCGGCGGCGCGCCGCACCTTGAGCGAGTCGTACGCAAAGCGGGCGAGCACTTCGCCCTGCTGCGCGTCCACAAAGGCCAGGCGCGTGACGAACTGTCGGTCGGCCGTCACCGTGGGGCTCGAGGCCATGGGCGCGATCAAGGGTACCGACGCGGCCTCGGCGACGGCGCCGGCGGCGATGGCGAGATTGCTGAATTGCGGCCCGATGACCACATCGACCGAGTCGATGTTGATCAGGTTCCGCGCCGCCGCCGCGGCCGCGTCGGTGCGCGGCTCGATCTGCCGTTCGGTCAGGCGGACCAGATGGCGGACGCCGCCGATGTTCACGCCGCCCGCCGCGTTGAGCTCCTCAACCGCCAGCTGGGCCCCTCGCTGCGCCGGAATGCCCGAGGCATCCTTGGCGGTCCCTTCGAAAATGCCGATGAGCCCTATCCGCAGGATCGGCGGAGCAGGCTTGGTGCAGGCGACCAGCGAGCATGCCGCGAGCAGCGCACCGACGCGTCGGCTTCGAAGAAATGGCATAGCTCTGGTGACGATAGGACGCCCGCCCGTAACGCGCAATCGCCTCACGCGTGCTTACCGCGCGTGAGGCGACGACGAGGTGTGATCAGTCGTTGCGACGAGGATCGATCGGAGGCACGCGGCCGTCTCTTCGGGTCGCTCCAGCAGGAAGAAGTGGCTCCCCGCCACCGGTCCGCTCAGGGCGCAGCGCGGCGTCAAGGCGGCGAAGGCGGTTGGCCGATAGAAGGGGGCCGCCGGCACCAGCGTGACGGGGGCGGTGATCGCGGTGAGGGCGGCGTCGCGATCCCACGCCGCGAGATCGGCGGATGCCTCGGCGGCCACACGCGCCGGCACGGCGCGAAGGCCGCGCACGACCTCGTGCAGCCGGGCGGGATCGCGCGGGGCCGGGAGCAGGGCGCGCGCGAGGAGGTGCGCCAGGAGCGGATGGAGCAGCCGGCTCGCCACCCGCGACACGGCCACGAGCGCGGCGGGTTGGCGGGGATACACCCGCGGATTGAGCAAGGCATCGAGGGCGATCACGTGCGCAACGCGCGGGCCCAGCCGCCGTGCCGCTTCGATGCACACCGCTGCGCCCAGCGAATGGCCAATCAGCGCGACCCGTTCGGCGCGCGCGTCGTGCACGGCAGCGACGACCGTGTCCGCAAACGCGGTCAGCGTGGCCGCCGCGTCTGGTGGCGTCCGGGCGGCCGCGGCCCCGTGAAAGGGGAGATCGGGAGCGATCGTGGGCCAGGTATTGCCCAGCGCGCGGCGGACGCCCTCGAAGTCCTCCGAGGAGCGTCCGAGCCCGTGCACGAAACACAGGAGCAGGGGCGCGGGATGCTCGCTCAGACGGCGCTGGTCTCCCGCGCCTCGCTGCGCGCCTTGCCCGGCGGTACATGCCGCCGCAGATCGAGGACGACCCGGCCCGTGATGCGACCGGCCCGCAAATCGGCAAACACGTCGTTGATCTCCTCCAGTTTGCGCACGTCACGCGTCACGCGAATGAGGCCACGCGCGGCGAAGTCGAGCGCCTCGTGCAGATCGGTCCGCGCCCCCACGACGGACCCGCGTATCGTAAGGCGCTTCAGCACGACCGGGAAGATCGGCACCGGGAACTCCCCCGGTGGCAGGCCCACGAGTACACAGGTCCCGCCGCGCCGCAACAACCCCAGCGCGTAGTCGAACGCATCGCGCTCGGCGGCGGTGACGAGCACGGCGTGCACCCCACCCGTTTCCTGTTGGACGAGGGTGACCGGATCTTCACGCCGCGCATTGATGCACAGCTCCGCGCCGTACGACGATGCCAGCGCGAGTTTGTCGTCGTTCACATCGATCGCGACGACGCGGCGACCCATCGCGCGTGCATACTGAATGGCGAGGTGGCCCAGCCCACCGATGCCGCTGATGGCGACCCACTGCCCGGGGACCGTGTCGCTCTCCTTGAGTCCTTTATAGACGGTGACCCCGGCACAGAGCACCGGAGCGGCCAGGAAGGGATCCAGCTCCTCGGGG
The Gemmatimonadaceae bacterium DNA segment above includes these coding regions:
- a CDS encoding DUF433 domain-containing protein codes for the protein MSNLPSPLITSSPDRLGGTTVFTGTRVPVQSLIDYLEAGHPLDHFLDEFPSVSREHAIAVLELAKHALISPAT
- the adhP gene encoding alcohol dehydrogenase AdhP, whose product is MKAAVVRAFGAPLTIDEVPVPTPGPHQLLIRVVASGVCHTDVHTADGDWAVRPLLPFIPGHEAVGDIVAMGDAVTDFIIGDRVGVPWLFNACGHCDYCQSGRETLCATQLNTGFSVNGGHAEYLVANADFVARIPEELDPFLAAPVLCAGVTVYKGLKESDTVPGQWVAISGIGGLGHLAIQYARAMGRRVVAIDVNDDKLALASSYGAELCINARREDPVTLVQQETGGVHAVLVTAAERDAFDYALGLLRRGGTCVLVGLPPGEFPVPIFPVVLKRLTIRGSVVGARTDLHEALDFAARGLIRVTRDVRKLEEINDVFADLRAGRITGRVVLDLRRHVPPGKARSEARETSAV
- a CDS encoding response regulator, with protein sequence MRRTLATRLATAVVALGSAFVLVGGVLSYRSASATLRTRVLAQLEADAADGADHLTNWLERQRAALIVNAQAYTHMVRYLPARPDSLPLETLPQILLSTEELQLIGVPSGRVIRSTNLKNVGSYAQDEQFYRGGRNATYIQGIYYSGSTGRPRLAVAAPIRAPGDSVVRAVLAAHLDLSLLENAIGRQFTEARQPGAPLPVTAYLVNEDADFVSAKRFGRAGVKRGVYSVAIDRARAGGSGTALYANYEGRPVIGSWRWIPALELALIVESPQEAAFAPARRLLVNTLLIGLLGALVLAWGLIAITRRFTDPVVLVANAATRVASGDFGVTVPESGRDEAAQLGRAFNTMTGRLQSVYASLETQVTATREALDEVRRNRELLRDLLDNTALLVLVLDLEGRIRLANRRAADLGGIGEDEAAGRTLESLYGAAARPLEQVLTRARDRQLSVEQELELATPRGSHGWQVVCFPLTRDDGETYAYGIVGTDLTERARAEGERRARDASVQQAQKLESLGVMAGGIAHDFNNILGAIIGNAELAREALSSPPTDIDEAVGALERINSAGRRAAELTRQMLAYAGRASLRHETIDLRQVIGDMLPIVRASQSKKVRFDVAPMPQPLWVACDPSQLSQVVLNLLTNAAEAIGDATGTVALEAVRTITPTDASDEAWVRLSVIDTGPGIPADVQSRIFDPFFSTKESGRGLGLSAVRGIVRSLGGSLQLESKPGRTRFDIYLRPEVGMERATAPEPAPMRDLAGTLLVIDDEMLIRQLVSRIAQRMGLDVLEADDGETGLRLFFEHARDVSAIMLDLTMPGMNGAEVLAHVRRTHPHVPVIVMSGYDADDALATIGEDSALSFLQKPFSPELLRGRITEALRPRVG
- a CDS encoding M20/M25/M40 family metallo-hydrolase — encoded protein: MTRLPRLAAATALLASTAAAQSKTMPSDQDRALAREIYKEMVEVQSGFSTGSTTPIAEKTAARLKAAGFPAADIFVGGAAPHKHNLVVRYHGTGARKPILLMAHIDVVEAKKEDWSMDPFTFNEKDGYYYGRGVGDDKAQASIWIATLLRFKREGFTPDRDIIVALTADEEGGGPYNGVDWLLKNHRELIDAEFALNEGGWGEAEAGKPIANDIQVAEKYVVNYRLEVRNKGGHSSLPVPDNAIYHLAGALSKIGTFGFPLKTNAVTREYFRVMSTLEKGPLAKDLALVAKNDPMAMQRVAKASVNFNATLRTTCVATMLEGGHAKNALPQLAAAEVNCRVHPDDKVEYVTATLNKVVGDTAVHISVEGTPTAGPVSPMRDDVMGTTKAITSEMWNGVQTVPIMVMGATDGKATRSAGIPTYGIMGLFFDRDDVRFHGRDERVRVQAYHEAQTFLYTLVKRLASGRTGI
- a CDS encoding ABC transporter substrate-binding protein gives rise to the protein MPFLRSRRVGALLAACSLVACTKPAPPILRIGLIGIFEGTAKDASGIPAQRGAQLAVEELNAAGGVNIGGVRHLVRLTERQIEPRTDAAAAAARNLINIDSVDVVIGPQFSNLAIAAGAVAEAASVPLIAPMASSPTVTADRQFVTRLAFVDAQQGEVLARFAYDSLKVRRAAALFNVASGYGREIVRLFSSTFSIVGGTFTDSVTFNSDAPEELNTALRRVLAGRPDAILLPNFVSKDSMQPRLLRAMGYTGRFLGSDGWDATAIKDRSALVGVIIVGNFDKRDARPALAAFSARWRQRYPNDMLRATAAATYDAVKIVADAALAAGTTEGTALAMAIRAPRTFEGALATYRFNGSGDPIRGAVLLEVRADSAILRATATATR
- a CDS encoding BlaI/MecI/CopY family transcriptional regulator, yielding MSPPQAGAPLGERELDVMAVLWELGSGTVSEVLAYLGEPLAYTTILTILRNLEAKQCVRREEEGRGHRYFPVVEQQAARRSALSRLLDGFFDGSPHALLAQLVRDHGLSGDELQALAKQLRAMPAEDKSGRATPKPRKGTR
- a CDS encoding alpha/beta fold hydrolase — translated: MLLRLALLAALSAAPLAAQAPCVTATAACERWLTWGTGPQRTKVYGTYALDKANPKLTRALIMVHGAGRNADHYFETSIAAAFLAGALDNTMVLAPRFAARTDTVAANEILWPEGGTSWRAGGISPTLATVNSFDLADQLVKLLADTKRFPNLKHIVIAGHSAGGQYATRYAMASKVHDTPGVELSYVVANPSSYAWPTDERPLPVGNGNPEGADKEALGENGEKVNGNFQFGPFDASKAPAFNKWPAGLDDLQGYVKGMSKEQLVKNLVARPTTYLLGQVDVLPLGGFDSSANAMAQGPTRRARGEAFFTYVTQKLGAKHRAIIVSECGHNDRCVYTTNVVFPVIFPK
- a CDS encoding TonB family protein encodes the protein MISAPFDLTTWMFAATAFGVLLIVAAFAVERFQRIRARSTRGVWAVALSVAVMWPGVARLWLTQPAVEVADGVGAPIIGAMTPVSTPVSLSIRQQLLEWWSSHGNTVLLALWLGMSALLFSQLLRALWQLRRAAADAHTTELVGEPVLVSESLGPAVFGVWRPRVVVPRWVLELDESLQQLVIRHEREHCDGRDSWLVWLAVLSTTLVPWNLAVWYLAHRLRLAMEVDCDARTLRAFPERRTAYARLLLFIAQRATPVRIAPALAHWPSHLSRRISAMTNASFALPLLQRTIAGIVVIGAAAAACSRPVAGNLAGPAPAPKVASTAAPSAAPAAAPTVAPSVAPAPSPASPRELSAADSATRASVPWFDFQVEKPATMKPGMRGPRYPDALRAAKTEGAVLAQFVVGTDGRVDLTTYKAVKSDHDDFSAAVKDALGVMEFEPAQVKGKAVKQLVQMPFAFALSKDPVSAASPSPLPSPSMAAVDREASMLPTTSPAPVYPAALREARVEGQVLVMVVVNDDGSPDMASFKVLKTDRDEFAEAVREAVQNTRWTPAMKDGRAVRQLVRYPYAFRLAK
- a CDS encoding alpha/beta fold hydrolase; the encoded protein is MHGLGRSSEDFEGVRRALGNTWPTIAPDLPFHGAAAARTPPDAAATLTAFADTVVAAVHDARAERVALIGHSLGAAVCIEAARRLGPRVAHVIALDALLNPRVYPRQPAALVAVSRVASRLLHPLLAHLLARALLPAPRDPARLHEVVRGLRAVPARVAAEASADLAAWDRDAALTAITAPVTLVPAAPFYRPTAFAALTPRCALSGPVAGSHFFLLERPEETAACLRSILVATTDHTSSSPHAR